In Verrucomicrobiota bacterium, a single genomic region encodes these proteins:
- a CDS encoding class I mannose-6-phosphate isomerase: MTRSYRRFTAVPLAFDQTVAWRGRDAVQAELHAAAARLDRENAMVAVDCYTGLHDDEVLALVREAFRPVHVELTTAAMKSSEVVDALVQRDLTDDPVFGFLTSLQLTDFFDADKLGAARRRIAAGCAGLTLVYGPGATLMCDPDLLIYADMPRWEHQLRYRRNEVGNLGVSNLTLKGSLKYKRGYFVDWRVCDRHKKRQMDRWDYLLDTTVVGDPKLVTGDALRQGLRHLTRRPFSLMPVFDPGPWGGQWLRETCGLDGDAPNYAWCFNCIVEENSLLLQFNDVPIEIPAINLVFYQPRQLLGEAVHGRFGDEFPIRFDFLDTMGGGNLSLQVHPITEYIQEKFGIHYTQDESYYLMEAAPGAKLYLGLKEGVDPEAMMRDLQHAQDNGAPFDADRYAASWPIKKHDHALIPGGTVHSSGKDCMVLEIAATTYIFTFKLWDWGRLGLDGNPRPIHLEHGAANIAWECQEAVVQKQLLNQFQLVAEGDGWREERTGLHEREFIETRRHWFTKPVEHNSGGGVNVLCLIEGQAALVTSPTDAFEPFEIRYAETFIVPATVGRYVIRPLVEQADTPLATMKGYVRT, translated from the coding sequence ATGACCCGCTCGTATCGCAGATTCACGGCCGTGCCGCTCGCGTTTGATCAAACCGTCGCGTGGCGCGGGCGTGACGCCGTGCAGGCCGAACTGCACGCGGCCGCCGCCCGACTGGACCGGGAGAATGCCATGGTCGCCGTCGACTGCTACACCGGGCTACACGATGACGAGGTGCTGGCCTTGGTGCGTGAGGCGTTCCGTCCCGTCCACGTCGAGTTGACGACAGCCGCCATGAAGTCATCCGAGGTTGTTGATGCCCTTGTGCAGCGCGACTTGACCGACGATCCCGTATTCGGCTTCCTGACCTCCTTGCAGCTCACTGATTTCTTCGATGCGGATAAGCTCGGTGCAGCCCGCCGGCGCATCGCCGCCGGCTGCGCAGGACTGACACTTGTCTACGGCCCCGGCGCGACGCTGATGTGCGATCCGGATCTGCTGATCTACGCGGACATGCCGCGTTGGGAGCATCAGCTCCGCTATCGCCGCAACGAAGTCGGCAACCTCGGCGTCAGCAACCTCACGCTGAAAGGGTCGCTGAAATACAAGCGGGGGTACTTCGTGGACTGGCGCGTCTGTGACCGCCACAAGAAGCGGCAGATGGACCGGTGGGACTACCTGCTCGACACGACGGTCGTGGGAGATCCCAAGCTTGTCACGGGCGATGCGCTGCGCCAGGGATTGCGCCACCTCACGCGTCGCCCATTCAGTCTCATGCCGGTATTCGACCCCGGACCATGGGGTGGTCAGTGGCTGCGGGAGACCTGCGGGCTCGACGGCGATGCGCCCAACTACGCCTGGTGCTTCAACTGCATCGTCGAGGAGAACAGCCTTCTGTTGCAGTTCAACGACGTACCGATCGAGATCCCGGCGATCAACCTTGTCTTCTACCAGCCGCGCCAGTTGCTCGGCGAAGCGGTCCACGGCCGGTTTGGCGACGAGTTCCCTATACGCTTCGACTTCCTGGACACGATGGGCGGCGGCAACCTCTCGCTCCAGGTGCACCCGATCACGGAGTACATACAGGAGAAGTTCGGCATCCACTACACCCAGGATGAAAGCTACTACCTCATGGAGGCCGCCCCAGGCGCGAAGCTGTATCTGGGTCTCAAGGAAGGCGTCGATCCAGAGGCCATGATGCGGGATCTCCAGCACGCCCAGGACAACGGCGCTCCATTTGACGCCGACCGCTACGCTGCCTCATGGCCGATCAAGAAGCATGACCACGCGTTGATTCCCGGCGGTACGGTACACAGTTCCGGCAAGGACTGCATGGTTCTGGAGATCGCCGCCACGACGTATATCTTTACGTTCAAGCTGTGGGACTGGGGCCGGCTGGGACTGGACGGCAACCCGCGCCCGATTCATCTCGAACACGGGGCGGCGAACATCGCCTGGGAGTGCCAGGAAGCGGTGGTCCAGAAGCAGCTGCTTAACCAGTTCCAGCTCGTTGCGGAGGGGGATGGGTGGCGCGAGGAGCGAACGGGTCTGCACGAACGCGAGTTCATCGAAACGCGCCGGCACTGGTTTACGAAGCCGGTGGAACACAACAGCGGCGGCGGCGTGAATGTGCTCTGTCTGATCGAAGGCCAGGCGGCTCTGGTGACCAGCCCGACAGATGCGTTCGAGCCGTTCGAGATTCGCTATGCGGAGACGTTCATCGTCCCCGCCACCGTGGGGCGCTATGTCATTCGTCCGCTGGTGGAGCAGGCCGACACGCCGCTCGCTACAATGAAGGGGTACGTGCGAACCTAA
- a CDS encoding FG-GAP repeat protein — translation MRHCISHRLGVLLVLALAGVPFALADGATTRNVPTALYPTIQSAIIASTNGDTVVVADGVYSGVGNRSINFFGRDITVHSANGPANCTIDAGGLGRVFVFASGETDEAVVEGFTIINGDSTGQGGAFSIANSSPTIRDCIIYNCEASSSGGALALVACNSVFENCVIVGNESLYNEGGAISCTVSSAPVFVNCTFADNRASAGGALYALDSNPTFINCILYNNIPDETSLNGSAAPTFDYCDIEGGWLGAGTGNVDEDPTFTNPGMWDNGTFANGDYTALPASPVIDAGLGDGGVTVPAQDILGNDRVDDPTTTNTGVGTPDYVDLGAYEFQSAPPEPVSYADIVWRETTTGQIGVWLMHGMALVSGGVTGTVAPASGWVIQGVGDFDGDGRADILWRNTLTGDVAIWIMNGITLVGGTVVQNVPLAASWEIEGVGDFNNNGKDDILWRNTGTGAVAIWLMNGTMLVGGYAVATVDPATNDYEIQAVGDFSGDGRADILWRETTTNEIAIWLMNGTTRGLANVIGTVAAAWVIEGVGDFNNNGKDDILWRNSVTGAVGIWLMNGLTIVSTGTVATVDPAANDYDIQGVGDFSGDGRADILWRETTTGHVAIWIMNGLVRTSAGVVAVVDPTANDWEIRGVGDFNGAE, via the coding sequence ATGAGGCATTGCATCAGCCACCGGCTCGGAGTTCTCCTGGTGCTCGCGCTTGCGGGCGTGCCGTTCGCTCTCGCTGATGGCGCGACGACCCGCAACGTCCCCACCGCACTGTATCCGACGATCCAGTCGGCCATCATCGCCAGTACCAACGGCGACACTGTCGTCGTCGCCGACGGCGTCTACTCGGGCGTGGGGAATCGGAGTATCAACTTCTTCGGCCGCGACATCACCGTGCACTCGGCCAACGGCCCAGCCAACTGCACGATCGACGCCGGCGGTTTGGGGCGCGTCTTCGTCTTCGCCAGCGGCGAAACGGACGAGGCCGTCGTCGAGGGCTTCACGATCATCAACGGCGACTCGACCGGCCAGGGCGGCGCGTTCAGCATCGCCAACAGCAGCCCGACGATCCGCGACTGCATCATCTACAACTGCGAGGCCTCCTCGTCCGGCGGCGCCTTGGCGCTTGTGGCATGCAACTCGGTGTTCGAGAACTGCGTCATCGTCGGCAACGAGTCCTTGTACAACGAGGGCGGTGCGATCTCATGCACCGTCAGCAGCGCGCCGGTCTTCGTCAACTGCACGTTCGCCGATAACCGCGCCTCCGCCGGCGGCGCCCTCTATGCGCTCGACAGCAACCCAACCTTCATCAACTGCATCCTCTACAACAACATCCCCGACGAGACGTCCCTGAACGGTTCCGCCGCGCCAACGTTCGACTACTGCGACATCGAAGGCGGCTGGCTCGGCGCGGGTACAGGCAACGTCGACGAAGACCCGACGTTCACCAACCCCGGCATGTGGGACAACGGCACGTTCGCCAACGGCGACTACACGGCCCTCCCGGCCTCGCCGGTCATCGACGCCGGTCTTGGCGATGGTGGTGTTACCGTGCCCGCCCAGGACATCCTCGGCAACGACCGTGTCGACGACCCGACGACGACCAACACCGGTGTCGGCACGCCCGACTACGTTGATCTGGGCGCCTACGAGTTTCAGTCCGCGCCGCCCGAGCCTGTCTCGTACGCCGACATTGTGTGGCGCGAAACCACTACAGGCCAGATCGGTGTCTGGCTCATGCACGGCATGGCGCTGGTCTCCGGCGGTGTCACGGGCACGGTCGCTCCGGCCTCGGGCTGGGTGATCCAGGGCGTAGGGGACTTTGACGGCGACGGCAGAGCCGACATCCTGTGGCGTAACACGCTTACGGGCGACGTGGCGATCTGGATCATGAACGGCATCACGCTTGTGGGCGGCACGGTGGTCCAGAACGTGCCGCTCGCCGCCAGTTGGGAGATCGAGGGCGTCGGCGACTTCAACAACAACGGCAAGGATGACATCCTGTGGCGCAACACGGGCACGGGCGCAGTGGCCATCTGGCTCATGAACGGCACGATGCTCGTCGGCGGTTACGCGGTGGCCACCGTCGATCCGGCCACCAACGACTACGAAATCCAAGCTGTCGGCGACTTCAGCGGCGACGGCCGTGCCGATATTCTGTGGCGCGAAACCACAACCAACGAGATCGCCATCTGGCTCATGAACGGCACGACGCGGGGGCTGGCCAACGTCATCGGGACCGTCGCCGCCGCCTGGGTCATCGAGGGCGTCGGCGACTTCAATAACAACGGCAAGGACGACATCCTGTGGCGCAATTCAGTCACGGGCGCGGTCGGCATTTGGTTGATGAACGGCCTGACCATCGTCAGCACCGGCACCGTCGCGACTGTCGATCCGGCCGCGAACGATTACGACATCCAGGGCGTCGGCGACTTCAGCGGCGACGGCCGCGCCGACATTCTCTGGCGCGAAACCACAACGGGCCACGTCGCCATCTGGATCATGAACGGCCTGGTCCGCACGAGCGCCGGCGTCGTGGCCGTCGTCGACCCCACCGCCAACGACTGGGAGATTCGCGGCGTCGGCGACTTCAACGGGGCGGAGTGA
- a CDS encoding polysaccharide biosynthesis/export family protein — translation MRTWLWAALVAAAGVCLFAQSCARVQQPRSLDAAHGRDEGSFNSDLDFRRVPAGYVTDWLVLGPFRKGEGQCFETAFADEKTAAPMRHEEAAGKVWRHAESTGRVLDLGGLFEATENAVVYAHVYVESDDAQRVQLRFGSGGGAAIWHNGKLIYRSDVPRPLTVDENSVDVMLTKGRNRFLFKVDEISGGWALSARLVAPDGQPLKGVYCHVYPPEDPAGPRRVSRGDVLHVDFGKAAPRPINVRVDDEGFIKLDRIGRIEAAGKTTFEIEEDILLLLPGAGMGGLQPVVSTLSLAYFIDGEVRFPGKKQFVRHTTLYRAIVDAGGFTEYADKTRVRILRSSPDGAVKTLAFNVEHIENEEEPDSEVIRPDDTIHVPRKR, via the coding sequence ATGCGAACGTGGCTGTGGGCGGCACTCGTCGCGGCGGCGGGCGTGTGTCTCTTCGCACAGTCCTGCGCCAGAGTGCAGCAGCCAAGATCCCTCGACGCCGCCCACGGGCGCGACGAGGGGAGCTTCAATAGCGATCTCGACTTCCGCCGTGTGCCGGCGGGGTACGTCACCGATTGGCTCGTGCTCGGACCGTTCAGGAAGGGGGAGGGGCAGTGCTTCGAGACGGCATTTGCCGACGAGAAGACGGCGGCACCCATGCGCCACGAGGAAGCGGCCGGGAAAGTGTGGCGGCATGCCGAATCGACGGGCCGGGTGCTTGATCTGGGCGGACTCTTCGAGGCGACCGAAAACGCGGTCGTCTATGCGCACGTCTACGTCGAATCGGACGACGCCCAGCGTGTGCAACTCCGGTTCGGCAGCGGCGGCGGTGCGGCCATCTGGCACAACGGCAAGCTCATCTACCGCAGCGACGTCCCGCGCCCGCTGACCGTGGACGAGAACTCGGTCGACGTGATGTTGACCAAGGGTCGGAACCGGTTCCTGTTCAAGGTCGACGAGATCAGCGGCGGTTGGGCGCTCAGCGCCCGCCTCGTCGCTCCCGACGGCCAACCCCTCAAAGGCGTCTACTGCCACGTGTATCCCCCCGAGGATCCGGCAGGGCCACGTCGTGTCTCGCGAGGAGACGTCCTGCACGTGGATTTCGGCAAAGCCGCTCCCAGGCCCATCAACGTCCGCGTTGACGACGAAGGCTTCATCAAACTCGATCGCATCGGGAGGATCGAAGCGGCGGGCAAGACGACGTTCGAGATCGAGGAGGATATCCTTCTGCTTCTACCCGGAGCGGGCATGGGTGGCCTGCAGCCCGTCGTCAGCACCCTGTCACTGGCCTACTTCATTGACGGCGAGGTTCGTTTCCCAGGCAAGAAGCAGTTTGTTCGGCACACAACGCTCTACCGGGCCATCGTTGATGCCGGAGGCTTCACCGAGTACGCGGACAAGACGCGCGTGCGTATCCTGCGTTCGTCACCCGACGGTGCCGTCAAGACACTGGCCTTCAACGTCGAGCACATCGAGAACGAGGAAGAGCCGGACAGCGAAGTGATCCGGCCGGACGACACCATCCACGTGCCCCGCAAGCGATGA